In the genome of Bradyrhizobium ottawaense, the window TAGCACTAGGCCTACGGAGATGCGGCCAGCGGTGTATTAGGCTCCCCTTCCGCCGAGAGCGGACCGAACTCGATGGCCTGCCGCTCGAACAAACTGCGATAGATGCCACCGGGTTGCACGATGAGTGCCGGATGCGTGCCCTGCTCGACGATCTCGCCGCGATCGAACACCAGGATGCGGTCGAGGCCGCGCACAGTCGACAGGCGGTGCGCGATTACGATCGAGGTGCGGTCCTTCATCAGCCGTTCCATCGCCTCTTGGATCAGCGCTTCCGATTCCGAATCCAGGCTCGACGTCGCCTCGTCCAGGATCAACACTGGCGCATCGGCAAGGAACGCGCGCGCCAGCGCAACGCGCTGCCGCTCGCCGCCCGACAGATTTACGCCGCGCTCACCCACCAGTGTGCCGTAGCCCTTCGGCGATCGTATGATGAAGTCATGCGCATTGGCGAGCCTCGCCGCCTGTTTGATCGCCGCCATGCTGGCGCCGGGTCGGCCATAGGCGATGTTTTCAGCCAGCGAGCGGTGAAACAGGATCGGCTCCTGCTCCACGATCGCGATCTGGCTGCGCAACGATCGTTGCGTGGCCAGCGCGATGTCCTGCCCGTCGATCAGGATCCGGCCGCCGGAGACGTCGTAGAGCCGCTGAAGCAGCTTGACGAACGTGGTCTTGCCGGAGCCGGAGCGGCCGACCAGACCGATCCGCTCGCCGGCGCAGATGTTGATCGACAATCCGTCGTAGAGCGGCACGCGATCGCTGTCATAACGGAAGGTGACGTCCTCGAACGTGATCATCCCACCGTGAATGTCGATCGGCTTGGCGTCGGGGGCATCGACAATTCCGATCGGCTCGCCATAGATGGCAACCAGTTCCTCCATATCGTTCACCGAGCGCTGCAGATTGTTGATGTGCATCCCTACTTCGCGCAAATAGGCGTGGATGATGTAATAGCTTGTCAACACATAGGTGACGTCGCCCGGAGAGGCGCGCCCCGCTATCCACAGCAGGATGGCGCCGCCGATCACCGAAGCACGAAAGCACAAGAGCATCACGAGCTGCACCGTACTCGTGCCGTTGGACCGCAGCCAGGTGCGCTGCACCCTCGCCCGCCAGCGTCTGACGACACCGTCAAGCCGCGCATCCTCACGCGCCTCAGCACCGAAAGATTTCGCCACAGTATTGCAAGTGAGCGCGTCCGCTAGCGTGCCGCTGAGTTTGCTGTCCCAGGCGTTGGAGACCCGCGCCGCCGGCGCGATGTAGCCGATCGTCAATGCCGTCGTGATGGCAACATAGATCGCTGCGCCGAGG includes:
- a CDS encoding ABC transporter ATP-binding protein encodes the protein MTSQDDKRPAAIGLVLPFALEHWLKQPVRAAIILVGFLGATVADLFMPVYSGRLVDALTSGPSDQAARHAALIAFAGILALGLLSIMLRFTGLQAIVPFTLKTMSDVARGAFMRVQRFSTDWHANSFAGSTVRKITRGMWALDLLNNSILMALLPSLAVLVGSTILLGLHWPELGAVIGLGAAIYVAITTALTIGYIAPAARVSNAWDSKLSGTLADALTCNTVAKSFGAEAREDARLDGVVRRWRARVQRTWLRSNGTSTVQLVMLLCFRASVIGGAILLWIAGRASPGDVTYVLTSYYIIHAYLREVGMHINNLQRSVNDMEELVAIYGEPIGIVDAPDAKPIDIHGGMITFEDVTFRYDSDRVPLYDGLSINICAGERIGLVGRSGSGKTTFVKLLQRLYDVSGGRILIDGQDIALATQRSLRSQIAIVEQEPILFHRSLAENIAYGRPGASMAAIKQAARLANAHDFIIRSPKGYGTLVGERGVNLSGGERQRVALARAFLADAPVLILDEATSSLDSESEALIQEAMERLMKDRTSIVIAHRLSTVRGLDRILVFDRGEIVEQGTHPALIVQPGGIYRSLFERQAIEFGPLSAEGEPNTPLAASP